Below is a genomic region from Fischerella sp. PCC 9605.
AGGGTTACAGTCAGTCTATAGCTGGAATGGCTGATATGCCTTTTGCACTGTTGCTGAGTGGGCTATCACCTTGGGCTGGTCGATTTGCAGACCGCTATGGCCCGCGTCCAATGCTTATTGTCGGTCCCTCCTTAGCCGGATTGGGATTTATGTTGATGGCCTGTGTTGGCCTAACGCATGGTTCTTGCGATTATTGGAAGACATTCTTTCCAGGAATCGTCGTATTTGGTCTGGGAATGGCTGTTACCGTTGCACCTTTGACAAGTGCTGTTATGGGTTCAGTAGCGACGCATTACGCGGGAACAGCATCAGGAATTAATAATGCTGTTGCCCGAACAGCGGGAGTACTGGCGATCGCCATTGTCGGTTCGGTGGCGCTGTGTACTTTTGCACGAGCATTAGATGTTCATACCGCAAATATTCATCTCTCTAAGGCGGTGCGGCTCTTACTCCACTCTCAAGCAAGCCAACTCGGTCAAACATCGGTGCTAGCGGAAGTTTTACCGGAAAATTCCGATGCAGTTGAAATGGCAATCAAGTTAGCCTTCGTCGATACTTTCCGTCTAGTAATGATTATCTGCGCTGGACTGGCATGGTTGAGCGCGATTATGGCAGCACTTCTGGTCAAACCAATTCGCATGTTTATGGATTGAAACATTGGAATTCGGCTGAACGCTGCGTGCAACTTAAATTGGCTAACTCAATCTCTTGCCCAGGCTTTTTCATTGCCTCTAAGACCGAGAATAAAAAGCTTTTCCGTTAGAAATTACTATCCTGTCCTTTTTCGACTATTAGCCACAAGCGGGGGGTGAGTGAGATTTTCATCATGACGAGGTTGCTGTTCGTGTGAATACTGCTTGAGATAGTAGCCCATGCCATAAGCTGTAGCCACAAAATCATCGGGTGCTCCAGCTGCCTTCAACTTTTGTCTCAAACGCTTGACAAGAGCTTTTACAGCATCCTCATCTGGAGGATCGTCAAAAGACCAAAGGTTTTCTAAAATGTCGCAACGACTCAGAACGCAACCATTACGGCGCAGGAGAAGCTCTAATAGGCGATACTCTTTGGGAGTAAGATGCAACGGCCGACCTTCATAGGTTGCTTGACAAATATTAGGCTCAAGTTGTAATCCTTCCCATTCCATCGCAGGGGATAAGGTGGTATGTCCACGCCGCAATAAAGCTCGCATACGAGCCGACAACTCTTGTAGCTTATACGGTTTAATCACATAATCATCTGCACCTGCATCTAATCCTGCAACTATGTCAGTGGTATCATCTCGAGCAGTCAACAGGAGAATTGGCATGGTATAACCATGAGAGCGCACCCGCTGACAAAGACTGACACCGTCAAGCTTTGGTAGCATTACATCCAGCAAAAACAAATCATAAGCAAAAGTCCTCACAAAATCCCAACCTTTTTCACCATCAGTAGCTATGTCAACAATGTAATGTTGGGCAGTAAAAGCCGCTGCAAGTGACTCAGCAATGCGCTGATCGTCTTCTGCTAGCAAAATTCTCATGATTAATAGCTTCCTTGAGAAACAGCATTGTCGAAACGGCAGATAGCACTTTCCAAGGTTTGGCTTCAACCCACTTCATAGTCGGTAGAATCAGTAACTAGTATTCCATCAAACTATAAAGCTAGAAAGCAATTTTTAGAATATTTGTGAAGTTTTGCTAACTTGGCTACATTTTTACCTATTACAGAGACAGGTAACACCTCTAGAGAAATAAATTTACTGAAGTTTTTCGCAAGAGGGCTTGCTGTCGGAGGATGAGAAACATACTTGCATTTTGCATAAGACACTCAAACCAGCACTCTATCAAGCAAACACTACAAGTTTTGACTATTTAAACTTGTATTTTCTAAGTCCGCATTCGGATGGCTCAAAATTATGTTCACCTCATTATAACAGATGTTAATTTTTTTAAAAAGCTTTCTTAATACTAGAGTTTTTTTTAATTTACGTAGATAATGTTAATTCAAATTCTTCAAAAGGCTTGCTGAGCATCGCTGACAGTCAATAAAACTTACGTCTTAATATCTGGCGAATGTGGCTATTTTGTAACAATAAAAACAGGATTTACTGAACATTAATTTGATTCAGCAAACACCATTTTTGTTAGGATAGCTTTGTTTAAGAGACTAATTTGCAGACATAGATAACTTTAAGAAGAGAACAGGTTAGAAAATATAGTTTGGAAAGATTAAGAGAAAAATTTAAATGTGGCAAATAAATATTCTATGCAATCAGAGCTAAATGCACGCTTTACTAAAGCTAGACAGATAAACTTTAATAATTTATTAATAATCTAATTGTTATACAGTTTCATAGCATATGACGCATTGTACCTTGGAGATTCATTATGTAGACACTTTCAAAATTGTCTACACCCTAAGTATTAAATAAGACTTTGACTCCAAAACAAAGCAGCCGTCATAAACTGCGTAAATTAGAACGCTTTAGGCTACTTTGAGCTATTTTCAGATTTAAATTTCCTCTTGAGCGTAGCTGCTTAGCAGCTTGTCGTTAGACATTGCTTTGAGTTTCGACGTAAAAGACTCGGAGCGATCGCTTGTTTTGGGGGTAAATTGCTCAATGGGAGAATTATTGGCATTTGGCGGAAGAAGCATCCGCTGTTTGTTGGGGAGTGGTACAGGAGCAGTGCTAGCTAGGGAGCTACTATGATCGTGGGGTGATGGGGTGGTGGGGTGGTGGGGAGACAAATTCCCCCGATCTCCCGATCTCCCGATCTCCCGATCTCCTTGTTTTCTTGTTCCTGCATCCTCATTTCTCAACTCCTGAACAGGAGTGCTTCTATTGATGACAGGAAGTTGAGGCGAGTTTGAGACAGAGGTTAAGCTTTCAGGGAATTTGCTGCAAATTAGGCGTTCAAATTCCATATTGAAATGATAAGTAGCCTGTCCCCGTCGCTGCCAAAGTGTTAATATTTGCTGTACCGATATGGCTTTGTAGCGTCCTTGATACAGTGCTTCAATAACTGCTAAATGTAGCCAACTATCTGGGTATTGTTTTTGCCAACGATTAACTAGCTCACTGGCACTATAACCACTGAGATCGAAACTATAGTGAATTAATAAAACTTTTGCCAAGTCGGAAGTTGCACCCAAAGTAGGCGTGAATATTGGGCTTTCGTCTTCAGTCAAGAGGGCTAAATTTTGCTCCCGTCGCATATAGCCTATAGTGCTTTTTGCTACAGTTTTTTGGATGGTTCAAATAAAGGTTGTTGTTTGTTGTTTGTTGTTTGTTGTTTGGACTAATAAACTAGCAACAACCAACCACCAACTATCAACTATTAACAACCAACTACTAAAGACCCTCATAATTATGTTTTTTTACACCCCATTACTAAAGCAAGTGTTCTCCATTCTACTTGTTGCCCACAGCAAAAGTGGAAACTATGTACGGTGAATTTATATTTGGCGTTCGCCCGATCGCAACTAATGCTTGATACACCATTGCTGCTACTTCTGCCCGGGTTGCTTCCCGCGTAGGTTCAATTTGCTTGGGATCTGGGTAATTGACAACGATCCTTTGCAGCGTTGCAGTTGCGACTGCGGCACTAGCATAGGCGGGAATACTATTGCGATCGCTAAAGCCAAGTAAAACATCGGGATGGGCTGCTGATAAGGTAAGCCCGTTTACCAACGAAACAATTACCTGTAGCCGTTGCACATTATGCTGGGGGCGGAAAGTGCGATCGCTAAAACCACCAACAAAGCCGCCCTGTGCTGCTTGCTGGATGGACTTATATGCCCAAAAATCCTTGGGTACGTCAGTAAAATCTGGTGCCGAACGTTTGGGAGTAGGGTTAAAAGCAGCAGTTACTAAAGCAGCATACTGGGCGCGAGTCATAGGTTGATCGGGTTGATAACTACCATTAGCAAAACCACGTGTTAAATTCATGCTTACTAATGCCCGAATAAATCCTTCTGCCCAGTGTCCGACGAGATCGGTAAAGGAGGGAATATCTGCATCGGGATTGACAATGTAAGGAGAAATAATCGGCTTTTGTTTGCCAATTGTTACCAACGCTTGATAGATTAATGCTGCTACTTCAGCGCGAGTGATATCTCGCAACGGTTCTAGTAATTCGGTTTGTGGATAGTTCACCACTAGCAGTTTCTGGGTAGCAACTGCCACGGCATCATTGGCATAACTGGGTATTTGGGCGCGATCGCGATACACTGTTAACACATTTGGATTACCACCACTTAGTTGTAACCCATTTATCAAAGATACTATTGCTTGAATTTTAGTTAAATTTTGTCCTGGCCTAAACGTGCCATCCGGAAATCCACTGATAAAACCCATGCCAGCAGCACGCTCAATGGCTGTTGCTGCCCAAAAATCTGGTTTTACATCTGTAAAATTATTTACTTGATTTTTCTGAGGTAAGTCAAAACTTTTAGCAACGATCGCGGCATACTGGGCACGAGCGATCGGTGCTTCGGGTTGAAAGGTACCATCACCAAAGCCACTAATTAAGCCTTTACTCAGCAATGCTTCCACAAAAGCCGCTGCCCAATGCCCGGTCATGTCAGAAAAGCTAGTGCTAATAGTTACTTTTTTGGAAGTATCTTCTGTAGTCGCGCCTAACTCAACTAATCCTTTTATTCCAACAGGATTCAATAAATTCCCAGCGGAGACTAGTTTTTTAGAAGTAGCATTGTGGACGTCAAAGCTGGAATTGCTGCGAAAAATGTTACCAGCAGGGTCTTGAGTGCTGCCCAAGTCAGGGGTGGCGTTGCCATTTACCAGCAGTCCGCCTTGGGAGTTTTTTTCGATGATATTCTGCCGGAGTACTGGTCGTGCATCTCGGGACAGAGCGATCGCAGTCCGGTTTTCTGATAGTTTATTATTTGCTAATAAAGGTGCGGCAAAGTCACTAATAGCAATTCCTATTGCATTTTTTTGCACAACATTCCGCAGCACTTCCCCTTTGCTATGGCGGGCCATGACTAGCCCAGAGGCTCCATTTTCTACAAATACGTTATCAAGTATTGCTGGTTTGCCAGTACCGCTGACAAACACAGCTTCCCGACCACACTTGATAAAAGTATTGTTAGCTAAAGTTGGTACTGTCGATTCAATCCAGACGCCAGTACCTTTGGTGATGGCGTTGGTTACAGTTACACCCATGAGGCTAGCATCACCTAACAATAGCAGTGTAATATTTTGCACTCCAAAACTTTCGCTTTGATACTCGCTACTTCCGGAAATGATAATGTCCTGGCCTTTGGTTGCTTCGTTACCCACTACCATCACTCCAGCTGGAATGACCAGCGGGAAAATTTCACCATTAGTAGTGCTGTAAGTCCCCGGTGCAAGTTGAATAATCATCCCTGTTTTGGATGCTTTTAAGGCACGAGTGAGAGTTTTATAGGGAACCAACCGTGACCCAGCATTGGCATCATTCCCAGTCACGGGGTTGACATAGAGTGTAGCAACGAGGGTAGAGTTGACCATTGATGATTTATAGATAGGCAAGTTTAAATTATGACAATCAAAAATAACTGTTCACATGCCTTCTGACAAGAATTTTACAAATAGTGGTTGGTGGTTGGTGGTTAGTGGTTAGTGGTTAGTGGTTAGTAGTTAGTGGTTAGTGGTTGGTGGTTGGTGGTTAGTAGTTAGTGGTTACTCCCCCACTCTCCCACTCTCCCACTCCCCCACTCCCCCATTCCCAAATTTCCAGTGAGGTTTAATATTATTGCGTGTCTTACTATCATTAGCGATTAGCCCAAACCAATGATTGAAGTTGAGCATCTGAGTAAAACATACGGCTCGACCCGAGCAATAACTGATGTAACTTTTAACGTCGAACCAGGAGAGATTTTGGGGTTTTTAGGGCCAAATGGCGCTGGTAAAACTACGACTATGCGGATTTTGGCCGGTTATTTACCTGCGACAAGTGGTACAGCTAGGATTGCTGGCTTCGATGTCCATGAAAAATCGCTCCTCGTGCGGCAAAGGATTGGTTATTTACCAGAAACACCGCCGTTGTATCCAGAAATGACGGTCGAGGGATTTTTGTATTTTGTGGCGCGGATCAAAGGAGTTCCGGCTGGCGATCGCACTTCTAAGGTCAAAGCAGCAATAGAACGTTGCAACTTACAAGACAAACGCCACGTCATTATCCGCAAACTTTCTAAAGGATATAAACAGCGTGTTGGCATTGCTCAAGCAATTGTCCACGACCCCCCAGCGATCATTTTGGATGAACCTACCGTGGGACTCGATCCCCGCCAAATTATTGAGGTGCGAAATTTAATTAAAAGCCTAGCTGGTTCTCACACAATTATTCTCTCGACCCATATTTTGCCAGAAGTCAGCATGACCTGTAGCCGCGTGGCAATCATCAATCGCGGCAAAATAGTAGCAACTAATACACCAGAACAACTCATGACCCAGTTGACAGGTGGCTCTGGCTATGAAATAGAAATTGAAGGTGAAGCGAGTTTAGCCAAACAGGTATTGCAAAATCTGCCTGGTGTGAGTTTGATAGAATCAATGCCTGCGGCGGGAATGCACGGTCACTTTCCGAAAGACAATCGTGCTTACCTGCGGGTAATATCGCAACCGAGTGCTGAACCAGGAAAAGATATTGCCGCGGCATTGCTGCGGACGGGATTTGCTTTACATGAAATGCGACGGGTAAGCGCCACCTTAGAAGATGTCTTTTTAGAACTGACCACAGAAGAAAAAAATTTTCAGACTGAGGCAGAATCAGCAACAGCTAATGAGGAGGAAGCGGCTTAGATGGGTGTAGTACTGAGTAATATTGTTGCCATTTATCGCCGAGAGTTACAGAGTTATTTTGTCTCGCCTTTAGCTTATGCGATCACAGGTATTTTTTGGTTTATAGCTGGGTTGTTCTTTATCTTAATTTTGATGGGGCCAGACGGAATTTTGGCAGCAGTAGCCGCATTAGACACCCAAGGACAACAGTTTGGAGTGCCAGTCCCGCCAATAGATGTGCCTTATGAATTTGTGCGGGCATTTTTAGACCGGATGGGATGGTTGTTGTTGTTCGTACTGCCCATACTCTCAATGGGACTTTACGCCGAAGAACGCAAGCGCGGTACTTTAGAACTGTTAGCCACATCGCCAGTGACAAACTGGGCGGTAGCAATCGGTAAATTGTTGGGAGTCGTCACGTTTTTTACCACAATGGTAGTACCGATGCTGGCGTTGGAAGCGATCGCTTTGAGTGCCTCAAGTCCAGCCATGCCGCCAACAATTCCTTTGCTAGGACATTTAGCATTAATTTTGCTAGCAGCAGCAATTTTATCTTTGGGAATGTTTATTTCTTCTTTAACAGACAGCACAATTTTGGCAGCCGTCCTCACCTTTGCCACTATTTTATTGTTGCTGTTTGTGGATTTAATTGCTAAAAATATCAGTGGCCCGATCGGACAAGCCTTAGGCTATTTATCGCTGCTAAAACATTACAACAATCTCATCCAAGGCATTTTTGATAGCAGCAGCTTGGTATTATTTGGCAGTTACATTGTCTTAGGTATCTTTCTCACCGCACAATCAATTGATGCACTCCGCTTTCAAAGACAGTAGTTATTGGTTGGTTGTTGTTTGTTGGTGGTTGGTTGGAATTGCTTGGGTGTTCGTGGTTTGTTGTTGCTTGATTAACAAACGCCTAACAACTAACAACTAACAACTAACAACTAACAACTAACAACTAACAACTAACAACTAACAACTAACTAATCATGAAAATTATCGCTACAAAAAAACTTTGGAAATATCTGATTTGGCTAGGCTTATTCTTAGCTACTGCTGGCTTAGCAACTGGTTTGGTTGCAAACGAGTGGGGAACAATTCCTCTAGCGTTGATAATTTCTGGAACAGTCATCATTGGCTTGTGGCTAGTATTGCAAAGCCAGGAGAGTAACTGGTGGGGGCGTCGTTCCACCCAAGCTGGTACTAATGCCTTAGTTGCAACTTTGGCAGTGTTGGCGATTTTAGGGTTAATTAACTTCTTAGCCAGTCGCTACGAAGTGCGGGTAGACTTAACAGAAACTCAGTTATTTACCCTTGCCCCTGAGTCTAAAGAACTGGTGCGGAACTTAAAACAGCCAGTAAAGGTATTGGTATTTGATGTGGCGCAAAATCCTCAAGATCGGGAATTGCTGGAAAATTATCAGAAGCAAAACTCAAAGTTTCAGTTTGAGTACATCGATCCTCAAGCTAGACCAGGATTGGTAGAGAAGTTTGGCGTCAAAGATTATGGTGAAGTTTATTTAGAATCTGGGAATAAACGGCAATTATTACAGGTAGTAAATGTTAACGATCGCCTTTCAGAAATCAAATTAACTAACGGTCTGCAACAAATCTCTAGTACCAGTACAGCTAAAGTTTACTTCCTCCAAGGCCACGGCGAACGCCAACTTACCAGTGGTGAAGGTGCGATTTCCCAAGCAGTTCAGGCATTAGGCAACAAAAATTACACCACCGCCCCACTCAATCTAGTGGAAAAGTCAAGTGTTCCTAGTGACGCTAATGTCTTGGTGATAGCCGGGCCAAAGCGATCGCTGTTTGACGGCGAGGTGAAAGTCTTGCGAGACTATCTCAATCAAGGTGGCAACTTGCTGCTGGCGATCGATCCAGGTACAGACCCTAAACTTGACAGTTTGCTAACAGAATGGGGTGTAAAGCTGGATAATCGCTTGGCTGTCGATGTCTCTGGTAGCGTCGCGTTTGGCCCTGCTGTTCCCATCGTTACAGAGTACGGACAACATCCAATTACTAAAGATTTTGGTAACAGCATTTCTTTTTATCGGTTAGCACGACCAATTGAAACTACTCCAGTACCTGGTGTTGAAGCAACTAAACTACTACTGACTAAACCCTATCCCAACACTTGGGCAGAAAGCGACTTGCAAAACGAAAACTTGCAGTTCAACGAAGGAAAGGATCTCAAAGGCCCTTTGACCTTAGGTGTTGCTTTAAAGCGGAAACTACCAGTTCCATCTCAAGCCAATCCCAGCCCCACTCCTCCTGCTAACCCAACCGCTACCGAATCACGAATGGTAGTCATCGGAGATTCTGACTTTGCTACAGATGGCTCATTTGCACAACAGTTAAATGGAGATGTATTCCTCAATTCCGTCAATTGGGCAAGTCAACAGGATCGGCAACCTCTTTCCATTCGCCCCAAGGAACCAAAGAACCGTCGCATTAATCTCACAAGCGCACAAGCCAATGTTTTAGCTTTATCTTCTCTGTTAGTTTTACCCCTAATCGGATTTGCAGTCGCAGCTATTCTATGGTGGCTGCGAAGGTAATTTGTTGTTAGTTGTTAGTTGTTTGTAATAACTCCCGATTTGCTCATTTTTGAGAAAATAATTCTCTTAAAAACCTAAAGGCTGATGAAGGTTTGAGCACAATTTGTTAGTGTTAACTCCAGATCGCTGTTGAGTGATGGTAATCAGTTGGAGCACAGGAACATGCTTCATCTGGAATGCACTTGATGATTTAGCTTGAACAGCAGGAGGATAACTTGAATCCTACTATTGACCTAAATACTTTATTCAATCTAGATACATTAATTGAATTCTTACTGGGGATCAGTTTGAGCGCGGCGGCTGGCTTTAGGGTATTTGTACCATTGCTGGCATTAAGTGTGGCTTCGGTTGTTGGACATTTAGATTTGCCAACTAACTTCGATTGGTTGGAATCACCTCAAGCCTTAGTTGTATTCGCAGTCGCTTGTTTGCTTGAAATTATCGGATACTATATTCCTTGGCTAGACCATCTGCTGGATACTGTTGCCACACCCGCTGCATTCATCGCTGGGACGATTGTAGCAGCATCCTTTGCCCCTGAGATGAATCCACTGGTGCAATGGACTTTAGCTTTAATCGCAGGTGGTGGAAGTGCAGGATTAACCAAGGGATTGATGAATATCTTGCGCCTAACGTCTACAGGCGTCTCAGGCGGATTAACCAATCCAGTCTTGTCAACCATTGAGCTTACGATCGCAATCGCACTGTCTGTTTTGGCGATCGCAACCCCACTGGTAGCAGGAATCATCGTCATTGGTGTTCTAATATTTGCTATTCAAAGAGTCTGGAAGTTCTTCAAAAGAAAACCATCTTCCCAACAATCCGAAAGCATCTCTACATGAAAGCAAAGCATCAAGTTTTAATGAATGTCAATATTGCAAGATTTTAAAGACCGTAGGAGTGTATGTACATTCTTGTATAGTCGTTAATGTAGCTTTGACGATTTAATGAGTAAGTTTCAAATCGATATCGACTTCGGCAATGTAGATTTCTCTTCCCTTGAGACAGAAGACGATTTTCAAGCAGAGGCGAAAAAATTACTACCTGCTGCACTTGTAAAACTAGGTGAAACTATTGGTGAAAAGACGTGGGAGGAATTACAAAAAGGGGGCAAAGCATCAGGAGGTAAACTTAAATCTTCTCAAAGTGAGAAACGTAAATTTATTCAAGAAACAGGAAAAAATTATCAAAGGAGTGCAAGTAATCGAGAAAGGCAAGAGCTGGAAGAATACATAGTAGAACAATTACGCAAGCACAAACAAAATAACGGTTAACCGCTTGCTTTACCCAGACAATTGGTCAACAATTGCTCTAGCAGTTATCATTGACACCGATTTACTTGCAGCATGAAGACCGTGTTACTAGTTTGATTCGGCTGCTTGCAATTGGCTTACTCTTTTACCCCTGAGTAGGCTTTTTTCTAACTCCTCTAAAAATGGGCAACCGGGAGTCATAAGCAACTATCAATAAATGACAAACGACTGATGACTAAAAAATGAAATTACAGCGAACAACTTTAATTTTGATATTGCTAGCGCTGGGTTTGGGCAGTTTTGTTTATTTCTATGAATTTCGTTGGAAGACTCAGCAAGAGAAAGTCCAGGAGAAAAAGCAGCAAATTTTCTCGTTTGCAGCGGATGATGTGGCGTCTCTGGTGATTAAGACTAAAAAAGCCACCATTATTCTGGAACGCAACCAAGATTCTGAACGACCAAAATGGTTAATGAAATCTCCTCAACAAGCACCAGCCAGTGATGCCATAGTTTCTTATTTAATGGATTTGTTGGTCAAGGGTAAGAGCGATCGCACTTTATCAATCTCTGTTAACCAACTTCCAGAATTTGGTTTAGTTCAACCCCAAGCAACTATCGATATCCAACTCAAAAATCAGAAAACCCATCAATTAATTTTGGGTAAGTCTGACTTTAACCGCCGTTTATTATATGCTCAAACCGATCCTGGTATTAAACCAGATGGGAATGTAAACGTACTGTTAGTATCTACAGATTTTGAAAACGCAGTCA
It encodes:
- a CDS encoding response regulator transcription factor, which codes for MRILLAEDDQRIAESLAAAFTAQHYIVDIATDGEKGWDFVRTFAYDLFLLDVMLPKLDGVSLCQRVRSHGYTMPILLLTARDDTTDIVAGLDAGADDYVIKPYKLQELSARMRALLRRGHTTLSPAMEWEGLQLEPNICQATYEGRPLHLTPKEYRLLELLLRRNGCVLSRCDILENLWSFDDPPDEDAVKALVKRLRQKLKAAGAPDDFVATAYGMGYYLKQYSHEQQPRHDENLTHPPLVANSRKRTG
- a CDS encoding S-layer homology domain-containing protein — translated: MVNSTLVATLYVNPVTGNDANAGSRLVPYKTLTRALKASKTGMIIQLAPGTYSTTNGEIFPLVIPAGVMVVGNEATKGQDIIISGSSEYQSESFGVQNITLLLLGDASLMGVTVTNAITKGTGVWIESTVPTLANNTFIKCGREAVFVSGTGKPAILDNVFVENGASGLVMARHSKGEVLRNVVQKNAIGIAISDFAAPLLANNKLSENRTAIALSRDARPVLRQNIIEKNSQGGLLVNGNATPDLGSTQDPAGNIFRSNSSFDVHNATSKKLVSAGNLLNPVGIKGLVELGATTEDTSKKVTISTSFSDMTGHWAAAFVEALLSKGLISGFGDGTFQPEAPIARAQYAAIVAKSFDLPQKNQVNNFTDVKPDFWAATAIERAAGMGFISGFPDGTFRPGQNLTKIQAIVSLINGLQLSGGNPNVLTVYRDRAQIPSYANDAVAVATQKLLVVNYPQTELLEPLRDITRAEVAALIYQALVTIGKQKPIISPYIVNPDADIPSFTDLVGHWAEGFIRALVSMNLTRGFANGSYQPDQPMTRAQYAALVTAAFNPTPKRSAPDFTDVPKDFWAYKSIQQAAQGGFVGGFSDRTFRPQHNVQRLQVIVSLVNGLTLSAAHPDVLLGFSDRNSIPAYASAAVATATLQRIVVNYPDPKQIEPTREATRAEVAAMVYQALVAIGRTPNINSPYIVSTFAVGNK
- a CDS encoding ABC transporter ATP-binding protein, coding for MIEVEHLSKTYGSTRAITDVTFNVEPGEILGFLGPNGAGKTTTMRILAGYLPATSGTARIAGFDVHEKSLLVRQRIGYLPETPPLYPEMTVEGFLYFVARIKGVPAGDRTSKVKAAIERCNLQDKRHVIIRKLSKGYKQRVGIAQAIVHDPPAIILDEPTVGLDPRQIIEVRNLIKSLAGSHTIILSTHILPEVSMTCSRVAIINRGKIVATNTPEQLMTQLTGGSGYEIEIEGEASLAKQVLQNLPGVSLIESMPAAGMHGHFPKDNRAYLRVISQPSAEPGKDIAAALLRTGFALHEMRRVSATLEDVFLELTTEEKNFQTEAESATANEEEAA
- a CDS encoding ABC transporter permease, encoding MGVVLSNIVAIYRRELQSYFVSPLAYAITGIFWFIAGLFFILILMGPDGILAAVAALDTQGQQFGVPVPPIDVPYEFVRAFLDRMGWLLLFVLPILSMGLYAEERKRGTLELLATSPVTNWAVAIGKLLGVVTFFTTMVVPMLALEAIALSASSPAMPPTIPLLGHLALILLAAAILSLGMFISSLTDSTILAAVLTFATILLLLFVDLIAKNISGPIGQALGYLSLLKHYNNLIQGIFDSSSLVLFGSYIVLGIFLTAQSIDALRFQRQ
- a CDS encoding GldG family protein, whose amino-acid sequence is MKIIATKKLWKYLIWLGLFLATAGLATGLVANEWGTIPLALIISGTVIIGLWLVLQSQESNWWGRRSTQAGTNALVATLAVLAILGLINFLASRYEVRVDLTETQLFTLAPESKELVRNLKQPVKVLVFDVAQNPQDRELLENYQKQNSKFQFEYIDPQARPGLVEKFGVKDYGEVYLESGNKRQLLQVVNVNDRLSEIKLTNGLQQISSTSTAKVYFLQGHGERQLTSGEGAISQAVQALGNKNYTTAPLNLVEKSSVPSDANVLVIAGPKRSLFDGEVKVLRDYLNQGGNLLLAIDPGTDPKLDSLLTEWGVKLDNRLAVDVSGSVAFGPAVPIVTEYGQHPITKDFGNSISFYRLARPIETTPVPGVEATKLLLTKPYPNTWAESDLQNENLQFNEGKDLKGPLTLGVALKRKLPVPSQANPSPTPPANPTATESRMVVIGDSDFATDGSFAQQLNGDVFLNSVNWASQQDRQPLSIRPKEPKNRRINLTSAQANVLALSSLLVLPLIGFAVAAILWWLRR
- a CDS encoding DUF4126 domain-containing protein; translation: MNPTIDLNTLFNLDTLIEFLLGISLSAAAGFRVFVPLLALSVASVVGHLDLPTNFDWLESPQALVVFAVACLLEIIGYYIPWLDHLLDTVATPAAFIAGTIVAASFAPEMNPLVQWTLALIAGGGSAGLTKGLMNILRLTSTGVSGGLTNPVLSTIELTIAIALSVLAIATPLVAGIIVIGVLIFAIQRVWKFFKRKPSSQQSESIST
- a CDS encoding DUF4340 domain-containing protein, whose amino-acid sequence is MKLQRTTLILILLALGLGSFVYFYEFRWKTQQEKVQEKKQQIFSFAADDVASLVIKTKKATIILERNQDSERPKWLMKSPQQAPASDAIVSYLMDLLVKGKSDRTLSISVNQLPEFGLVQPQATIDIQLKNQKTHQLILGKSDFNRRLLYAQTDPGIKPDGNVNVLLVSTDFENAVNRELSEWKQSTDTGESKPLPSLNLPTPQNTK